One Mycolicibacterium parafortuitum DNA segment encodes these proteins:
- a CDS encoding enoyl-CoA hydratase: MADQDQVTYETLDEGRIARIWLNRPDAQNAQSRTLLVQLDEAFGRAEADDDVRVVILAARGKNFSAGHDLGSEEAIAERTPGPGQHPTFSFNGATREAISERTYLQEWHYFFNNTSRWRDLRKITIAQVQGNAISAALMLIWACDLIVASDDARFSDVVAVRMGMPGVEYYAHPWEFGARKAKELLLTGDAIDADEAYRLGMVSKVFPRAELEDRTVEFARRIAERPTMAALLVKDSVNAASDAMGFAEALRHAFHIHELGHAHWAAHNENRYPVGLPPNVPDWRTLGAPKLARRDEP; the protein is encoded by the coding sequence GTGGCGGATCAGGATCAGGTGACATACGAGACCCTCGACGAGGGAAGGATCGCGCGGATATGGCTGAACCGGCCCGACGCGCAGAACGCGCAGTCGCGGACCCTGCTGGTTCAGCTGGACGAGGCGTTCGGGCGGGCCGAAGCCGACGACGATGTGCGTGTGGTGATCCTCGCCGCGCGTGGCAAGAACTTCTCGGCCGGACACGACCTGGGCTCCGAAGAGGCGATCGCCGAGCGCACCCCCGGACCGGGTCAGCACCCGACGTTCAGTTTCAACGGTGCCACTCGCGAGGCCATCTCCGAGCGCACCTACCTGCAGGAGTGGCATTACTTCTTCAACAACACCAGCCGCTGGCGGGATCTGCGCAAGATCACCATCGCCCAGGTCCAGGGCAACGCGATCTCCGCGGCACTGATGCTGATCTGGGCCTGCGATCTGATCGTCGCCTCCGACGACGCGCGCTTCAGCGACGTCGTCGCGGTGCGGATGGGTATGCCCGGGGTGGAGTACTACGCGCACCCGTGGGAGTTCGGTGCGCGCAAGGCCAAGGAGCTGCTGCTCACCGGCGACGCGATCGACGCCGACGAGGCATACCGGCTCGGCATGGTGTCGAAGGTGTTCCCGCGTGCCGAACTGGAGGACAGGACCGTGGAGTTCGCGCGGCGCATCGCCGAGCGGCCCACCATGGCCGCGCTGCTGGTCAAGGACTCGGTGAACGCCGCAAGCGACGCGATGGGCTTCGCCGAGGCGTTGCGGCACGCGTTCCACATCCACGAACTCGGCCACGCGCACTGGGCGGCGCACAACGAGAACCGCTACCCGGTCGGCCTGCCGCCCAACGTGCCGGATTGGCGCACACTCGGTGCCCCGAAGTTGGCCCGCCGCGACGAGCCGTGA
- a CDS encoding (2Fe-2S)-binding protein — MHEIPVEVTVNGRRHSATVEPRLTLADYLREKCGLTGTHLGCEHGACGACTVLLDGQAVRACLVFAVQVDGQEITTVEGIAGENGELSPVQAAMKECHGLQCGFCTPGFVTSITALLRDNPSPTDEEIREGLSGNFCRCTGYQGIVNAVKRAAEATG; from the coding sequence ATGCATGAGATCCCGGTCGAGGTCACGGTCAACGGTCGCAGGCATTCGGCGACCGTCGAACCCCGGCTGACACTGGCCGACTACCTGCGGGAGAAATGCGGGCTCACCGGCACCCACCTGGGTTGCGAGCACGGCGCATGCGGTGCGTGCACGGTACTGCTCGACGGCCAGGCGGTGCGCGCGTGCCTGGTGTTCGCCGTGCAGGTGGACGGCCAGGAGATCACCACCGTCGAAGGCATCGCCGGCGAGAACGGTGAGCTGTCCCCGGTGCAGGCCGCGATGAAGGAGTGCCACGGCCTGCAGTGTGGCTTCTGCACACCGGGGTTCGTCACCAGTATCACCGCGCTGCTTCGGGACAACCCGTCCCCGACCGACGAGGAGATCCGAGAGGGCCTTTCCGGCAACTTCTGTCGTTGCACCGGGTACCAGGGCATCGTCAACGCCGTAAAACGAGCTGCCGAGGCGACCGGCTAA
- a CDS encoding SRPBCC family protein has product MELNNEFRVAVPSAKVWEMFTDGERVAPCLPGATLLSADGDTFHGAVKVKVGPITVSYKGTATYKEKDVAGQRIVLRAEGKETRGSGTAAATVTAQLKDEGDATHVGITTDLAISGKAAQFGRGVLADVAGNLIAQFARSLEAELGAGTTTATPAASTTAPTAENATAAAQPAGDSVDLLKVVAVPMAKRFAPVIAAAAAAGAIGFLIGRRKRQAPAAVLADDLQAALARLLSS; this is encoded by the coding sequence GTGGAACTGAACAACGAATTCCGCGTCGCGGTGCCGTCCGCGAAGGTTTGGGAGATGTTCACCGACGGTGAGCGAGTCGCGCCGTGCCTGCCCGGTGCCACCCTGCTCTCCGCCGACGGGGACACCTTCCACGGTGCGGTCAAGGTCAAGGTCGGCCCGATCACCGTGTCCTACAAAGGCACCGCGACCTACAAGGAGAAGGACGTCGCGGGACAGCGGATCGTGCTGCGCGCCGAAGGCAAGGAGACCAGGGGCAGCGGCACAGCGGCCGCGACGGTCACCGCCCAACTCAAGGACGAGGGCGACGCGACCCACGTCGGCATCACCACCGACCTGGCGATCTCCGGGAAGGCCGCCCAGTTCGGCCGCGGCGTGCTGGCCGACGTGGCGGGAAATCTTATCGCCCAATTCGCCCGCAGCCTGGAGGCCGAACTCGGCGCCGGCACCACCACCGCTACCCCGGCCGCCAGCACAACCGCCCCGACCGCCGAGAACGCCACCGCCGCAGCGCAACCCGCCGGCGACTCGGTCGATCTGCTCAAGGTCGTCGCGGTGCCGATGGCGAAGCGATTCGCCCCGGTGATCGCCGCGGCCGCGGCCGCGGGCGCAATCGGTTTCCTGATCGGCAGGCGCAAGCGCCAAGCACCCGCCGCGGTGCTCGCCGACGACCTGCAGGCCGCGCTGGCCCGGCTGCTGTCGTCATGA
- a CDS encoding NAD-dependent epimerase/dehydratase family protein, translating into MRIAVTGGIGYLGAHTVRALLEAQHSIRLLVLPQEQHAPVITRLRALGDVSIVVGDIRSEATVTELLAGMDAVVHAAGVVGTDERRAQLMWDINAYATEQILSRAAELGLDPVVSVSSYSALFPPSDGVISADTPTSDGRSSYAKTKGYADRAARKLQDAGAPVVVTYPSSVVGRAFWTAAGVTERGWAPIVRARIAPRVRAGMQMIDVRDVADVHTRLMRPGRGPRRYVCGGVMLTFDQMIDALEAGLGQPVRRVPLPPKALLALGRISDVVGRYVPLGDGLSYEAALLLTSATPTDDRATTEDLGLTWRPPRQAIIESFAAARVSDPGIV; encoded by the coding sequence ATTCGTATCGCGGTCACCGGTGGCATCGGCTACCTCGGCGCGCACACGGTGCGCGCCCTGCTGGAGGCTCAGCACAGCATCCGGCTGCTGGTCCTGCCCCAGGAGCAGCATGCGCCGGTGATCACCCGGCTGCGCGCGTTGGGCGACGTCTCGATCGTCGTCGGGGACATCCGCTCGGAGGCGACGGTCACCGAGTTGCTCGCCGGGATGGACGCGGTGGTGCATGCGGCAGGTGTGGTCGGCACCGACGAGCGTCGCGCGCAGTTGATGTGGGACATCAACGCGTACGCCACCGAGCAGATCCTCTCCCGCGCAGCGGAACTCGGCCTCGATCCGGTCGTGTCGGTGAGCAGCTACAGCGCGCTGTTCCCGCCGTCCGACGGCGTCATCTCCGCCGATACCCCCACCTCCGACGGGCGCAGCAGCTACGCCAAGACCAAGGGCTACGCCGACCGCGCCGCGCGCAAGCTGCAGGACGCCGGGGCGCCCGTGGTGGTGACCTACCCGTCCAGCGTGGTCGGGCGCGCGTTCTGGACCGCGGCAGGCGTCACCGAACGCGGCTGGGCGCCCATCGTGCGGGCGCGGATCGCGCCGCGGGTCCGCGCGGGCATGCAGATGATCGACGTGCGTGATGTCGCCGACGTGCACACCCGCCTGATGCGGCCGGGGCGCGGTCCGCGCCGTTATGTCTGCGGCGGGGTGATGCTGACGTTCGACCAGATGATCGATGCGCTGGAGGCCGGGCTGGGGCAGCCCGTGCGGCGGGTTCCGTTGCCGCCGAAGGCGCTTCTGGCGCTCGGGCGGATCTCCGACGTCGTCGGCCGCTATGTGCCGCTCGGTGACGGGCTCAGCTACGAGGCGGCGTTGCTGCTGACCTCGGCCACGCCGACCGACGATCGGGCCACCACCGAGGATCTCGGCCTGACGTGGCGGCCGCCGCGGCAGGCCATCATCGAGTCGTTCGCGGCGGCGCGAGTCAGCGACCCAGGAATCGTCTGA
- a CDS encoding SDR family oxidoreductase, with protein sequence MGTYAITGSASGMGAAAVKRLRADGHTVITVDIKDADVVADLSTASGRSHAAEQVLTLCDGRLDGAVLAAGLGPSKDAGRLRMIATVNYLGVVDLLNRWRDALAAATNAKVVVIGSNSTTTTPAVPGRAVRALLAGDVDRALRAVRLYGPGKPAMMYAASKIAVTRWARRHAVLPEWAGAGIRLNVLAPGAVMTPLLQEQLDNKSQAKFVERFPVPVGGYGDPDLLAAWMCFLLSDAADFVCGSVIFVDGGTDALFRADEWPRPVPVRRIGGYLRRFLGR encoded by the coding sequence ATGGGCACCTATGCGATCACCGGCTCCGCGTCCGGAATGGGCGCGGCGGCGGTGAAACGGCTTCGCGCCGACGGGCACACCGTGATCACGGTGGACATCAAGGACGCCGACGTCGTCGCCGACCTGTCCACCGCGAGCGGGCGCAGCCATGCCGCCGAGCAGGTGCTCACGCTGTGCGACGGCCGTCTCGACGGCGCGGTGCTTGCCGCAGGCCTCGGCCCGAGCAAGGACGCCGGCCGGCTGCGGATGATCGCCACCGTCAACTACCTCGGCGTGGTCGACTTGCTGAACCGCTGGCGGGACGCGCTCGCGGCGGCGACGAACGCGAAAGTCGTGGTGATCGGCAGCAATTCGACCACCACCACCCCGGCCGTGCCGGGCCGCGCGGTGCGCGCGCTGCTGGCCGGCGACGTCGACCGGGCACTGCGGGCCGTGCGCCTGTACGGCCCGGGCAAACCGGCGATGATGTACGCGGCGTCGAAGATCGCGGTGACCCGCTGGGCACGCCGCCACGCCGTACTTCCGGAGTGGGCGGGCGCGGGGATCCGGCTCAACGTCCTCGCGCCCGGCGCGGTGATGACGCCGCTGCTGCAAGAACAACTCGACAACAAGAGTCAGGCAAAGTTCGTCGAACGGTTCCCGGTTCCCGTCGGCGGATACGGCGACCCCGATCTGCTTGCCGCGTGGATGTGTTTCCTGCTCTCCGATGCCGCCGACTTCGTGTGCGGCAGCGTGATTTTCGTCGATGGCGGGACGGACGCGCTGTTCCGTGCCGACGAGTGGCCGCGCCCGGTGCCCGTGCGCCGGATCGGCGGCTACCTCAGACGATTCCTGGGTCGCTGA
- a CDS encoding nuclear transport factor 2 family protein: MTGWRGRLIGSLAVVLAAGFVALSAVGGWLYWTRVQLDGEEQARAELPTLASEQIPRVFGFDYQTVERNFAEVYPMLTPEYRQEFEDRVTNEIIPQARDRQLISQAHTVGTGVLDAHRTSASVMVYMNRTVTDKSKESVYDGSRLRVDYKKVDGKWLIAYITPI, translated from the coding sequence ATGACCGGGTGGCGCGGCAGGCTGATCGGGTCCCTCGCGGTGGTACTGGCCGCAGGGTTCGTCGCGCTGTCCGCGGTCGGCGGCTGGCTGTATTGGACCCGGGTGCAACTCGACGGTGAGGAGCAGGCGCGGGCGGAACTGCCGACGCTGGCCTCCGAACAGATCCCGCGGGTGTTCGGATTCGACTACCAGACGGTGGAACGCAATTTCGCCGAGGTGTACCCGATGCTGACCCCGGAGTACCGGCAGGAGTTCGAGGACCGGGTCACCAACGAGATCATCCCGCAGGCCAGGGACCGTCAGCTGATCAGCCAGGCGCATACCGTCGGCACCGGTGTCCTTGACGCGCACCGTACTTCGGCGTCGGTGATGGTGTATATGAACCGCACGGTGACCGACAAGTCCAAGGAGTCGGTCTACGACGGCAGCAGACTGCGTGTCGACTACAAGAAGGTCGACGGCAAATGGCTGATCGCCTACATCACCCCCATCTAG
- a CDS encoding NAD(P)-dependent oxidoreductase, with amino-acid sequence MRIGFIGLGNMGSGMAANLASAGHQVLAYNRSPDKVSALAEHGAIPAATVAAACDADVVITMLADDHAVDAVTFGDAGILASLRPNAVHVSASTISVALAERLATEHAQAGQRFVSAPVFGRPEAAAAAKLFVVAAGDPATVADLHQVFDAIGQRTFEVGQDPNIANLVKLSGNFLIASVIESLGEAMALVGKAGVDKQAYLELLTSTLFAAPAYRTYGGLLAREEFEPAGFAAHLGLKDVRLVLAAGEELEVPLPVASLLRDRFLTLLAGGGRDLDWSALGALAAWEAGGPKPGR; translated from the coding sequence ATGAGAATCGGATTCATCGGCCTCGGCAACATGGGCTCGGGCATGGCCGCCAACCTTGCGTCGGCCGGCCACCAGGTGCTTGCCTACAACAGATCCCCGGACAAGGTGTCGGCGCTCGCCGAACACGGAGCCATCCCGGCTGCCACCGTCGCGGCCGCCTGCGATGCCGACGTCGTGATCACGATGCTCGCCGACGACCACGCCGTCGATGCGGTGACGTTCGGCGACGCCGGCATCCTCGCATCCCTGCGGCCGAACGCGGTCCACGTCTCGGCGAGCACCATCAGCGTCGCACTGGCGGAGCGCCTGGCCACGGAGCACGCACAGGCCGGGCAGCGCTTCGTGTCCGCACCCGTGTTCGGCAGGCCCGAAGCCGCCGCGGCGGCCAAGCTGTTCGTCGTCGCGGCGGGTGACCCGGCCACGGTCGCCGACCTGCACCAGGTGTTCGACGCGATCGGTCAGCGCACCTTCGAGGTCGGGCAGGACCCGAACATCGCCAATCTGGTGAAGCTGTCCGGCAATTTCCTGATCGCATCGGTCATCGAGTCACTCGGCGAGGCGATGGCGCTGGTCGGCAAGGCCGGTGTCGATAAACAGGCCTACCTGGAGCTGCTTACATCGACACTGTTCGCCGCCCCGGCGTATCGGACCTACGGCGGTCTGCTGGCCCGTGAGGAGTTCGAGCCCGCCGGGTTCGCGGCGCACCTCGGACTCAAGGACGTCCGGCTGGTGCTGGCCGCCGGGGAAGAGCTCGAGGTGCCGTTGCCGGTCGCGAGCCTGCTCCGCGACCGCTTCCTGACCCTGTTGGCCGGCGGCGGCCGCGATCTGGACTGGTCTGCACTCGGCGCGCTGGCCGCGTGGGAGGCCGGCGGTCCCAAGCCCGGGCGCTGA
- a CDS encoding SDR family oxidoreductase — protein sequence MLLSLADRTVLVTGGGSGIGKGVAAAVVASGGNVVLAGRNTDKLAAAADELTASAGDGAGQVIYESADVTDEDSAARLVAAATAWRGRLDGVVHSAGGSETIGPLTQIDSAAWRNTVDLNVNGTMYVLKHAARELVRGGGGSFIGISSIASSNTHRWFGAYGPSKAALDHLMLVAADELGPSSVRVNGIRPGLTKTDMVAPIIDTPALSEDYRECTPLPRVGEVQDVANLAVFLLSDAAGFITGQVINVDGGHGLRRGPDLSAMLEPLFGADGLRGVVAE from the coding sequence GTGCTGCTTTCGTTGGCGGATCGGACCGTGCTGGTGACCGGCGGCGGTAGTGGAATCGGCAAGGGGGTCGCGGCGGCCGTCGTGGCCTCCGGCGGCAACGTGGTGCTGGCCGGGCGCAACACCGACAAACTCGCCGCGGCCGCCGACGAGCTCACCGCGTCGGCCGGCGACGGCGCCGGTCAGGTGATCTACGAGTCCGCGGACGTGACCGACGAGGATTCCGCGGCGCGGCTGGTCGCGGCGGCCACCGCCTGGCGGGGCAGGCTCGACGGGGTGGTGCACAGCGCCGGCGGCTCCGAGACGATCGGGCCGCTGACCCAGATCGACTCCGCCGCCTGGCGTAACACCGTCGATTTGAACGTCAACGGAACCATGTACGTGCTCAAGCACGCCGCGCGCGAGCTGGTCCGCGGCGGGGGTGGATCGTTCATCGGAATCTCGTCGATCGCCTCCAGCAACACCCACCGGTGGTTCGGCGCGTACGGGCCGAGCAAGGCCGCCCTCGACCACCTGATGTTGGTCGCGGCCGACGAGCTGGGTCCGTCCTCGGTGCGGGTCAACGGGATCCGGCCCGGCCTGACCAAGACCGACATGGTCGCCCCGATCATCGACACGCCCGCGCTCAGCGAGGACTACCGGGAGTGCACGCCGCTGCCGCGCGTCGGTGAAGTGCAGGATGTCGCGAACCTCGCGGTGTTCCTGCTCAGCGATGCGGCCGGCTTCATCACCGGCCAGGTCATCAACGTCGACGGCGGGCACGGGCTGCGTCGCGGACCCGACCTGTCCGCGATGCTGGAGCCGTTGTTCGGCGCCGACGGTCTGCGCGGCGTCGTCGCCGAGTAG
- a CDS encoding alpha,alpha-trehalose-phosphate synthase (UDP-forming) codes for MTAESGPEVRSGTGQSLPPTATADFVVVANRLPIDQVRLPDGSTEWKRSPGGLVTALEPLLRRRHGAWIGWPGVPEDADDPDAATEPIEQDGMTLVPVRLSADDVEEYYEGFSNATLWPLYHDVIVKPIYHREWWESYVDVNRRFAEAAARTAAEGATVWVQDYQLQLVPKMLRMLRPDLTIGFFLHIPFPPVELFLQMPWRTEIIEGLLGADLVGFHLPGGAQNFLILSRRLLGAQTSRGNVGVRSRFGEVQFGFRTVKVGAFPISIDSAELDQQARTRTVRQRAKEIRAELGNPRKILLGVDRLDYTKGIDVRLRAFSELLEEGRIDPSDTVLVQLATPSRERVESYIAMREDIERQVGHVNGEFGEVGHPVLHYLHRPVPREDLVAFFVAADVMLVTPLRDGMNLVAKEYVACRSDLGGALVLSEFTGAAAELRQAYLTNPHHLEGVKDAIEAALTQAPEEGRRRMRAMRRQVLVHDVDRWARAFLDALASKEPLDAE; via the coding sequence ATGACAGCCGAGAGCGGTCCCGAGGTCCGCTCCGGCACGGGGCAGTCTTTGCCGCCTACGGCGACGGCTGACTTCGTGGTCGTCGCCAACCGGCTGCCGATCGATCAGGTTCGGCTGCCCGACGGCAGCACCGAGTGGAAGCGCAGCCCCGGCGGTCTGGTGACCGCGCTGGAGCCCCTGCTGCGACGCCGCCACGGCGCGTGGATCGGCTGGCCGGGAGTGCCCGAGGACGCCGACGACCCTGATGCGGCCACCGAGCCCATCGAGCAGGACGGTATGACGCTCGTCCCCGTCCGGCTGTCGGCCGACGACGTCGAGGAGTACTACGAGGGCTTCTCGAACGCCACCCTGTGGCCGCTCTACCACGACGTCATCGTCAAGCCTATCTACCACCGCGAGTGGTGGGAGTCCTACGTCGACGTGAACCGTCGCTTCGCCGAGGCCGCCGCGCGTACCGCGGCCGAGGGGGCCACGGTCTGGGTCCAGGACTATCAGCTGCAGTTGGTGCCCAAGATGCTGCGGATGCTGCGCCCCGATCTGACCATCGGCTTCTTTCTGCACATCCCGTTCCCGCCGGTCGAGCTCTTCCTGCAGATGCCGTGGCGCACCGAGATCATCGAGGGCCTTCTCGGCGCCGATCTCGTCGGCTTCCATCTGCCCGGCGGCGCGCAGAACTTCCTGATCCTGTCCCGCAGGCTGCTCGGCGCGCAGACCTCGCGCGGCAACGTCGGGGTGCGGTCGCGGTTCGGCGAGGTCCAGTTCGGTTTCCGGACGGTCAAGGTGGGTGCGTTCCCGATCTCCATCGACTCCGCCGAGCTCGACCAGCAGGCCCGCACCCGCACGGTCCGCCAGCGCGCCAAGGAGATCCGCGCGGAACTGGGTAATCCGCGCAAGATCCTGCTCGGGGTGGACCGGCTCGACTACACCAAGGGCATCGACGTGCGCCTGCGCGCGTTCTCGGAGCTGCTGGAAGAGGGCCGCATCGACCCGTCGGACACGGTGCTGGTGCAGCTGGCGACCCCGAGCCGCGAGCGCGTCGAGAGCTACATCGCGATGCGCGAGGACATCGAACGCCAGGTCGGCCACGTCAACGGCGAATTCGGCGAGGTCGGCCACCCCGTGCTGCACTACCTGCACCGGCCGGTCCCCCGGGAGGATCTGGTCGCGTTCTTCGTCGCCGCCGACGTGATGCTGGTGACGCCGTTGCGCGACGGGATGAACCTGGTCGCCAAGGAGTACGTCGCCTGCCGCAGCGATCTCGGGGGCGCGTTGGTGCTCAGTGAGTTCACCGGCGCCGCAGCGGAGTTGCGTCAGGCCTACCTGACCAATCCGCACCACCTCGAAGGGGTCAAGGACGCGATCGAGGCCGCGCTGACCCAGGCTCCTGAAGAGGGCAGGCGCCGCATGCGGGCGATGCGCCGCCAGGTCCTGGTCCACGATGTGGACCGGTGGGCGCGTGCGTTCCTGGACGCGCTGGCGTCGAAAGAACCGCTGGACGCGGAGTGA
- a CDS encoding mammalian cell entry protein has protein sequence MQESVQPPKRERRRASRAAGPAKLEATPVPTGVSIEVPQPVRRVSPVGPPPRRQPNRRLVAIASIAVTFVAVVALVAAVMVMLDQQRSIEAKQDRERRFVDTAAQSVVNMFSYTQNTIDESVNRFVDGTSGPLRAMMTQDGNVENLKLLFRDTNASSEAVVNGAALEKIDEIADNAAVLVSVRVTVTDLDGNNAPSEPYRMRVIVHEDDNGHMTAYDLKYPDGGN, from the coding sequence GTGCAAGAGTCTGTTCAGCCCCCCAAGCGGGAGCGTCGCCGCGCGTCGCGTGCCGCGGGTCCGGCCAAGCTCGAGGCGACCCCGGTACCGACCGGGGTCAGCATCGAGGTGCCCCAGCCGGTGCGCCGGGTCTCGCCGGTGGGCCCTCCGCCGCGGCGGCAGCCGAACCGGCGCCTGGTGGCGATCGCGTCGATCGCGGTCACGTTCGTCGCGGTCGTCGCCCTCGTCGCGGCGGTGATGGTGATGCTGGATCAGCAGCGCAGCATCGAGGCCAAGCAGGACCGTGAGCGCCGCTTCGTCGACACCGCGGCGCAGTCGGTGGTCAACATGTTCAGCTACACCCAGAACACCATCGACGAGAGCGTGAACCGGTTCGTCGACGGCACCAGCGGCCCGCTGCGCGCGATGATGACGCAGGACGGCAATGTCGAGAACCTCAAGCTGCTGTTCCGCGACACCAATGCCTCCTCGGAAGCGGTGGTCAACGGCGCCGCTCTGGAGAAGATCGACGAGATCGCGGACAACGCGGCCGTTCTGGTGTCGGTGCGGGTGACCGTCACCGACCTCGACGGCAACAACGCACCGTCGGAGCCCTACCGCATGCGGGTGATCGTCCACGAGGACGACAACGGTCACATGACGGCATACGACCTCAAATACCCCGACGGGGGCAACTGA
- a CDS encoding FAD binding domain-containing protein — translation MKAAPFAYHRPDSTAEAASLLGELGEDAKILAGGQSLVPMLAMRLTHFENLIDISRVEELRNIELRDDAVWIGAGTPHALVGMDDEVAESVPLLTLATPHIGHFQIRTRGTLGGAIAHADPAAEYAAAALALDAEIEATSTRGTRRIPAARFFTGLWETALAADEILTAVAFPVWSGRCGFSVHEFARRHGDFAIAGATLAVQLDDQDRVSRCGIGLLGMGSTPERGIPAESAVLGRHVTDITAEEVGRLAVSTLEDIPADLQGTSAYRAKVCATMVARAWTEAITAALETTEAVHA, via the coding sequence ATGAAAGCCGCCCCGTTCGCCTACCACCGGCCCGACAGCACCGCCGAAGCGGCATCGCTGCTCGGTGAACTCGGCGAGGACGCGAAAATCCTTGCCGGAGGCCAGAGTCTGGTCCCGATGCTCGCGATGCGCCTGACCCATTTCGAGAACCTGATCGACATCTCCCGCGTCGAGGAGCTGCGCAACATCGAGCTGCGCGACGACGCGGTGTGGATCGGCGCGGGCACTCCGCACGCGCTGGTCGGGATGGACGACGAAGTCGCGGAATCGGTCCCGCTGCTGACGCTGGCCACACCGCACATCGGGCACTTCCAGATCCGCACCCGGGGCACCCTCGGTGGCGCGATCGCGCACGCCGACCCCGCGGCCGAGTACGCCGCCGCCGCGCTGGCGCTCGACGCCGAGATCGAGGCGACGTCGACGCGCGGGACGCGCCGCATCCCGGCCGCCCGGTTCTTCACCGGCCTGTGGGAGACGGCGCTGGCCGCCGACGAGATCCTCACCGCCGTCGCGTTCCCGGTGTGGTCGGGCCGCTGCGGCTTCTCCGTGCACGAGTTCGCGCGCAGACACGGCGATTTCGCGATCGCCGGGGCCACGCTCGCCGTGCAGCTCGACGACCAGGACCGGGTGTCGCGCTGCGGGATCGGGCTGCTCGGCATGGGTTCCACGCCCGAACGCGGCATCCCCGCCGAGTCGGCGGTGCTCGGCAGGCATGTCACCGACATCACCGCGGAAGAGGTCGGCCGGCTGGCCGTCTCGACCCTCGAAGACATCCCGGCCGACCTGCAGGGCACGTCCGCCTACCGCGCCAAGGTCTGCGCGACGATGGTCGCCCGCGCGTGGACCGAGGCGATCACGGCCGCTCTTGAGACGACGGAGGCTGTCCATGCATGA